The Candidatus Acidiferrales bacterium genome window below encodes:
- a CDS encoding FAD-binding protein produces MTGKFETHEHDVLIIGAGGAGLRAAVEALNQGASVGVVCKSLLGKAHTVMAEGGIAAAMGNVDAADNWKTHFRDTMRGGKLLNNWRMAQLHAQEAPNAVRELEQWGALFDRTESGDIMQRAFGGHTFKRLCHVGDRTGLEIIRTLQDRGVHLGIDVYMECTVTRLLLDGGRIAGAFGYWREQGRFVVFKAKSVVIATGGVGKAWKITSNSWEYTGDGMALAYEAGAELMDLEFVQFHPTGMVWPPGVQGILVTEAVRGEGGILRNKLGERFMEKYDPKKLELSTRDVVARSIYTEVREGRGTEHGGAYLDISHKPAEYVKRKLPGMYHQFKELADVDITKQPMEVGPTCHYSMGGIRVDADTAESTIPGLFAAGEAAAGLHGANRLGGNSLSDLLVFGRRAGLAAAAHAKKTPAPVIDPKQVEDAEQEMLAPFSHTGGPSPYEIHRELQDTLQSLVGIFRNEEDLKRALAEIQRFKEHAANVSVEGSRLFNPGWHLARDLKSMLTIAEAVTRCALERKESRGAHSRIDFPEYDAAWAKKNNIIVWDGAGMALRQRPVPEMPEELKQILAEDK; encoded by the coding sequence TTGACGGGAAAATTCGAAACCCACGAACATGATGTATTGATCATCGGAGCTGGCGGCGCGGGGCTGCGCGCGGCGGTGGAAGCGCTGAATCAGGGTGCTTCAGTCGGCGTGGTTTGCAAATCGCTCCTCGGAAAAGCCCACACGGTGATGGCCGAAGGCGGAATCGCCGCGGCCATGGGCAATGTGGATGCTGCGGATAATTGGAAGACGCACTTCCGCGACACGATGCGCGGCGGCAAGCTGCTGAACAATTGGCGCATGGCGCAACTCCATGCGCAAGAAGCTCCCAATGCCGTACGGGAACTGGAGCAGTGGGGCGCTTTATTCGACCGCACGGAGTCCGGCGACATCATGCAGCGGGCATTCGGCGGTCACACGTTCAAGCGTCTGTGCCATGTGGGCGACCGCACGGGGCTCGAAATCATCCGCACTCTGCAGGATCGTGGCGTGCATTTGGGAATCGACGTCTATATGGAGTGTACGGTCACGCGCCTGCTATTAGACGGAGGACGGATCGCCGGCGCGTTTGGCTACTGGCGCGAGCAGGGAAGATTCGTTGTCTTCAAAGCGAAGTCCGTCGTGATCGCCACTGGAGGGGTCGGCAAGGCGTGGAAGATTACATCGAATTCGTGGGAATACACGGGCGACGGGATGGCGCTCGCGTATGAGGCGGGCGCTGAACTCATGGACCTGGAGTTCGTGCAGTTCCACCCGACAGGAATGGTTTGGCCTCCAGGGGTTCAAGGCATTTTGGTGACGGAAGCGGTGCGCGGCGAAGGCGGCATCTTGCGCAACAAACTCGGCGAGCGCTTCATGGAGAAGTACGACCCGAAAAAATTGGAGCTATCCACGCGAGATGTCGTGGCGCGTTCAATTTACACAGAGGTGCGCGAAGGGCGCGGAACCGAACACGGCGGAGCGTATCTCGACATTTCGCATAAGCCGGCCGAGTACGTGAAGCGAAAATTGCCGGGAATGTATCACCAGTTCAAAGAACTGGCCGACGTTGACATCACGAAGCAGCCGATGGAAGTCGGCCCGACATGCCACTACAGCATGGGCGGCATCCGCGTGGATGCGGATACCGCGGAATCCACGATTCCCGGCTTGTTTGCAGCCGGCGAGGCGGCCGCCGGGCTTCACGGAGCCAACCGTCTCGGCGGAAATTCACTTTCAGATTTGCTCGTGTTTGGTCGTCGTGCCGGATTGGCGGCGGCAGCGCACGCAAAGAAAACCCCTGCGCCGGTGATCGATCCCAAGCAGGTAGAAGATGCAGAGCAGGAGATGCTCGCACCCTTTTCGCACACCGGCGGGCCAAGCCCTTATGAAATTCATCGCGAGCTGCAAGATACACTGCAAAGCCTGGTCGGAATTTTCCGAAATGAAGAGGATTTGAAGCGAGCACTCGCGGAGATTCAGCGCTTCAAAGAGCACGCAGCGAATGTTTCCGTGGAAGGCTCAAGGCTTTTCAATCCGGGATGGCATCTCGCGCGCGACTTGAAATCCATGCTGACGATTGCGGAAGCGGTAACTCGCTGTGCCCTTGAGCGCAAAGAGAGCCGCGGCGCGCACAGTCGAATCGATTTCCCCGAATACGATGCGGCATGGGCGAAAAAAAACAACATCATTGTCTGGGATGGCGCAGGAATGGCGTTGCGCCAGAGACCCGTCCCGGAAATGCCAGAAGAATTGAAGCAAATTTTGGCGGAAGACAAATAG
- a CDS encoding succinate dehydrogenase/fumarate reductase iron-sulfur subunit → MAEAVLAVYRGDRESGKPVEYKVPLAPGMVVLDALHYIQGHLAPDLAVRWNCKAGRCGSCSAEVNGRPRLTCKTRMDSLPLDSPVTISPLRAFPVIKDLVTDVSWNYEVNRKIPAFTPRPGVQWKMLQEDVDRPQEFRKCIECFLCQNVCHVLRDHGKHAEYGGPRFFVRVAGLEMHPLDGLSRTKLLKEQLGLGLCNITKCCTEVCPESIHITDNAIIPLKERIVDQYYDPLFWIVRKIRKPGESTRT, encoded by the coding sequence GTGGCAGAAGCTGTGCTGGCCGTATATCGTGGCGATCGGGAAAGCGGAAAGCCGGTCGAATATAAAGTCCCGCTGGCGCCAGGGATGGTCGTCCTCGACGCGCTCCACTATATTCAGGGCCACCTCGCGCCCGACCTCGCCGTGCGATGGAATTGCAAAGCAGGGCGTTGCGGGTCATGCTCCGCAGAAGTGAACGGCCGGCCGAGGCTCACGTGCAAGACGCGCATGGATTCCCTTCCGCTCGACAGCCCTGTCACGATTTCCCCGCTCCGGGCATTTCCCGTGATCAAAGACTTGGTGACCGACGTTTCCTGGAATTATGAGGTGAATAGGAAAATTCCAGCGTTTACCCCCCGGCCCGGAGTGCAATGGAAAATGCTTCAGGAAGATGTGGATCGCCCGCAGGAATTCCGCAAGTGCATCGAATGTTTCTTGTGCCAGAACGTTTGCCACGTCCTGCGTGACCACGGCAAGCACGCGGAATACGGCGGGCCAAGATTCTTTGTTCGCGTAGCGGGGCTGGAGATGCATCCGCTCGATGGACTTTCGCGCACAAAATTGCTCAAGGAACAGCTCGGCCTTGGGCTCTGCAACATTACAAAATGCTGCACGGAAGTCTGTCCCGAAAGCATTCACATCACGGACAACGCCATCATTCCCTTAAAAGAACGAATCGTGGACCAATACTACGATCCGCTATTCTGGATCGTGCGTAAAATTAGGAAACCTGGGGAAAGCACAAGGACATAA
- a CDS encoding helix-turn-helix transcriptional regulator has protein sequence MRAGERLKNLRNGLGISTRDVEDLSRRIAQDEGNEDFQISNGWLTQIENTDSVPSIHKLFSLSIIYRTTFHELLSLFGVDLTKILRYQFSMPLERTHLAKLEVADESQPVTFPVRFDRGFNIERSSLLSRMVEVWGEVPVPIIQSLDLRHNLYGYIGLKDFMLYPLLRPGSFVQIDGEQSEIQPGPWRTELDRPIYFVELRETYACSWCELSEGRLTLVPHPLSPCTTQQYAWPEDAEIVGRVTGVAMRLVNYFEDTSHGAARLPRRS, from the coding sequence ATGCGTGCTGGCGAGCGGCTGAAGAATCTTCGCAATGGTCTTGGAATTTCCACGCGTGACGTGGAAGATTTGAGCCGCAGGATCGCACAAGATGAAGGAAACGAAGACTTTCAAATCTCCAATGGCTGGCTCACGCAAATCGAGAACACGGACTCGGTCCCCAGCATCCATAAACTTTTCAGCCTCAGCATCATTTATCGCACCACTTTCCACGAACTCCTTTCTCTTTTCGGCGTCGATCTGACAAAAATTCTTCGCTATCAGTTCTCCATGCCTCTGGAAAGAACCCACCTTGCCAAGCTCGAGGTCGCCGACGAATCTCAGCCGGTCACCTTCCCGGTGCGCTTCGACCGCGGCTTCAATATTGAGCGAAGCAGCCTCTTGTCTCGCATGGTCGAAGTCTGGGGCGAGGTGCCCGTGCCAATCATTCAGAGTCTCGACCTCCGCCACAACCTGTATGGCTATATCGGCCTGAAGGATTTCATGCTCTATCCCTTGCTCCGTCCCGGTTCATTCGTTCAGATTGATGGCGAGCAAAGCGAAATCCAGCCGGGTCCCTGGAGAACGGAGCTCGACCGGCCGATTTATTTCGTTGAACTCCGCGAAACCTACGCATGCTCTTGGTGCGAGCTGAGTGAAGGAAGGCTCACTCTTGTGCCGCATCCTCTTTCACCGTGTACAACTCAGCAGTATGCCTGGCCGGAGGACGCGGAAATCGTGGGAAGAGTTACGGGTGTAGCGATGCGGCTGGTGAATTACTTTGAGGATACGTCGCACGGTGCCGCAAGATTGCCAAGACGATCTTGA
- a CDS encoding aminotransferase class V-fold PLP-dependent enzyme, giving the protein MDTERREFLAGISRLAALTAIRSAAFEDLPSRSPSLRCKKDFAIPEGLTHLSSAFAHPMPLASARALRDYSELRSKIDVVSKHTEDVDIKAEFAALINAKPSEICFVPNTSAGENLVVNGLGIPRTGGNVVTDALHFEGALLHLRELQERNGLDLRIVKPRDLGIDKLLEALS; this is encoded by the coding sequence ATGGATACGGAACGACGCGAATTTCTGGCAGGCATCAGTCGACTTGCCGCGCTCACCGCGATCCGCAGCGCAGCTTTTGAAGACTTGCCGTCGAGGTCGCCTTCTCTTCGCTGCAAGAAAGATTTTGCAATTCCCGAAGGCCTCACGCATCTCAGCAGCGCTTTCGCCCATCCGATGCCGCTCGCTTCGGCGAGGGCATTGCGCGACTACTCTGAACTTCGCTCGAAGATCGACGTAGTTTCAAAGCACACCGAAGATGTAGACATAAAAGCCGAGTTCGCCGCTCTCATCAACGCCAAGCCTTCCGAGATCTGTTTCGTTCCCAATACGAGCGCAGGGGAAAATTTAGTCGTAAACGGTTTGGGAATTCCACGCACGGGCGGCAACGTGGTCACCGACGCTTTGCATTTCGAAGGCGCGCTGTTGCACTTGCGAGAATTGCAAGAGCGCAACGGCTTGGATCTTCGCATCGTCAAGCCGCGCGATTTGGGCATCGACAAATTGCTCGAAGCTCTCTCTTAG
- the glyA gene encoding serine hydroxymethyltransferase, whose amino-acid sequence MTPDAAKQSLTELDRMSRPLAEVDPEVANALRDEVRRQATGLELIASENFISEAVMEAMGSVFSNKYAEGYPGKRYYGGCENVDRVERLAIERAKQLFGAEHANVQAHSGTQANISVYMSALQPGDTVLGMNLAHGGHLTHGHPLNFSGRTYKFVPYGVTKETERIDYDEVERLAREHQPKMIVAGASAYARIIDFARLGEIARAVNALLFVDMAHIAGLVAAGIHPSPVPHSDFVSTTTHKTLRGPRGGLVMCREKFAKGLDKLTFPGLQGGPLEHIIAAKAVCLKEAAEPEFRDYQKQVVANAKALAAGIASTGFRIVTGGTDNHLFLVDLQSRGMTGRDAELALERAGMTVNKNAIPFDTFPPLKAGGIRVGTPAVTTRGMREKEMEQIARWIAEVLSQVQAAPAAAAPGAGKAPAQPSETERRVRAEIAKFAARFPLYARRLAEADAAQHVHSTRGA is encoded by the coding sequence ATGACACCCGACGCCGCCAAGCAAAGCCTCACCGAACTCGACCGCATGTCCCGGCCGCTCGCCGAAGTGGATCCGGAAGTCGCCAATGCTCTCCGCGACGAAGTCCGCCGCCAGGCCACCGGCCTCGAGCTAATCGCTTCGGAAAATTTCATCTCCGAAGCCGTGATGGAAGCGATGGGCTCCGTCTTCAGCAACAAATACGCCGAAGGCTACCCGGGCAAGCGCTATTACGGCGGCTGCGAAAATGTCGATCGTGTCGAGCGCCTCGCTATCGAGCGCGCCAAGCAGCTTTTCGGCGCCGAGCACGCCAACGTTCAGGCGCACTCCGGCACGCAAGCCAACATTTCGGTTTACATGTCCGCGCTCCAGCCGGGCGACACGGTTCTCGGAATGAATCTCGCGCACGGCGGCCATCTGACTCACGGCCATCCGCTTAATTTTTCCGGCCGCACATACAAGTTCGTTCCCTACGGCGTCACGAAAGAAACCGAGCGCATTGATTACGACGAAGTCGAGCGCCTCGCTCGCGAACATCAGCCGAAAATGATCGTCGCCGGCGCCAGCGCCTATGCGCGCATCATCGATTTCGCTCGCCTCGGCGAAATCGCCCGCGCCGTCAACGCTCTGCTTTTCGTCGATATGGCCCATATCGCCGGCCTCGTCGCCGCGGGAATTCATCCCAGCCCCGTACCGCATTCCGATTTCGTTTCCACGACCACGCACAAGACTTTGCGCGGCCCGCGCGGCGGCCTCGTGATGTGCCGCGAAAAATTCGCCAAGGGACTCGACAAGCTCACGTTCCCCGGTTTGCAGGGCGGCCCGCTCGAACACATCATCGCCGCGAAAGCGGTCTGCTTGAAGGAAGCCGCCGAGCCGGAATTCCGCGATTATCAAAAGCAAGTCGTCGCCAATGCCAAGGCGCTCGCCGCAGGAATTGCTTCAACCGGATTCCGCATCGTCACCGGCGGCACCGACAATCATCTTTTCCTCGTCGATCTTCAGTCGCGCGGCATGACTGGCCGCGACGCCGAACTCGCTCTCGAACGCGCCGGCATGACCGTGAACAAGAACGCGATTCCTTTCGACACTTTTCCGCCGCTGAAGGCCGGCGGCATTCGCGTCGGCACTCCTGCCGTCACCACGCGCGGCATGCGCGAAAAGGAAATGGAGCAAATCGCTCGCTGGATTGCGGAAGTTTTGTCGCAAGTTCAGGCCGCGCCCGCAGCCGCAGCGCCAGGCGCGGGAAAAGCTCCCGCACAACCATCGGAAACCGAACGCCGCGTGCGCGCCGAAATTGCAAAATTTGCCGCGCGCTTCCCGCTCTATGCGCGCCGCCTTGCCGAAGCCGACGCAGCGCAGCACGTTCATTCGACGCGCGGCGCCTGA